A single window of Inediibacterium massiliense DNA harbors:
- a CDS encoding S-layer homology domain-containing protein, whose translation MNKRKIGMLVLSLWMIVSLSMTSFGQIIIEQQIKGENIIISGHSDYKDQPISIQINDEKKKVYFDQVLTDKDGNFKFQSQVNTNKSYQGYVLVEGEKESFIFHTDKEDSSVEKEKTNEERIEEIIKSLRKKYKEKENFTFREAIGYCYTSDDLDHDKATIKEKYKEKTECRYPTDYAGNIIGIIAKGFDPKKYEDGKYVDLLIKAQKPNGVFEINGEGNQSTQLAWSIISLDMAKAQYNEEGAIKALMNSQDKQGSFGSIDHTSMCMMALQKHKNINQVEDRIIKAKEYLFNHKKNIIEQGNVFTLSTVIQGLVSIGGNPLSKDWTVEGKNMFGALLDCEKDGHFGSGMANEQAFLALSDLYKKESMFTKVNINNEGFDNSSGKEENNPTDQGGGNKSNQEQKVNISIKGYDNNPNIYKKEVQIKKEDTVLILTKKILDEQGVSYEEKNGYFKRIGKYGEKDKGLNSGWMFNVNGDTPNKGAGEYVLKAGDVIEWFYTSDYTKDSRNKNNSSKKEIAIDSKIEKINDIFKDKNAKEEDITKLIKEAVEQFKENEIQTEKAAQDMVKYTKDFSKSIQKVIEKVKSEEGAKTVVKENIKIVNILGKASEKISRSENQKEVNQVVKENIENTIKLMDKINDSKEVTILAGEFIDANGKVIKGIGKENAKDIIENTQKLMEKTLEKASTKKIEKANIEQEKATIVVGENTVKELAKDIENTVKILEEKCNKNHIEAKNIEGKMILQMPNINKQEVETILPANTIKIAKENNIEKVLVKTEKAVFTLTQNTFEEVKDNIILNVKEIEKNTLYSFIPKESTVVDLTVYLGEKPIKEFKEKIKVAILYNGEVKKEEVVQVFYLKDKETIENMGGQYDQDTKMVTFETSHFSKYFAQKVEKEEIKIGFHDLKDYEWAKEAIEEMAQKGIINGRSKELFDPSASITRAEFATLITKMLQLDTEDIKLSFTDVKENQWYAPYVKAAYKNGLISGRSKTIFDPNGKITREEMATIIGKVLTQKGKEKASINELERFTDQANIASWANENAALCVKESIISGMPDGTFMPKENANRAQAAVILYKLYHLVIE comes from the coding sequence TTCAAATTTCAATCTCAAGTAAATACCAACAAATCATATCAAGGATACGTATTAGTAGAAGGAGAAAAAGAAAGTTTTATTTTTCATACAGATAAAGAAGATTCTTCTGTAGAAAAAGAAAAAACAAATGAAGAAAGAATTGAAGAAATTATAAAATCTCTAAGAAAGAAGTATAAAGAAAAAGAAAATTTTACTTTCAGAGAAGCTATAGGATATTGTTATACAAGTGATGATTTAGATCATGATAAAGCAACCATAAAGGAAAAATATAAAGAAAAAACAGAATGTAGATATCCAACTGATTATGCAGGAAATATAATAGGAATTATTGCAAAAGGTTTTGACCCCAAAAAATATGAAGATGGAAAATATGTAGATCTATTGATCAAGGCTCAAAAACCAAATGGAGTATTTGAAATCAATGGAGAAGGAAATCAATCTACTCAATTAGCTTGGAGCATCATATCTCTTGATATGGCCAAGGCACAATATAATGAAGAAGGCGCTATAAAAGCATTAATGAATAGTCAAGACAAGCAAGGAAGTTTTGGAAGTATAGATCATACAAGTATGTGTATGATGGCCCTTCAAAAGCATAAAAATATAAATCAAGTAGAAGATAGAATTATTAAAGCCAAGGAATATTTATTTAATCATAAGAAAAATATTATAGAGCAAGGAAACGTATTTACTTTATCTACAGTCATACAAGGACTTGTTTCCATAGGAGGAAATCCTTTATCTAAGGATTGGACGGTAGAAGGAAAAAATATGTTTGGAGCATTGTTAGATTGTGAAAAAGATGGACACTTTGGAAGTGGTATGGCAAATGAGCAAGCTTTTCTAGCTCTTTCAGATTTATATAAAAAAGAATCCATGTTTACAAAAGTCAACATCAATAATGAAGGATTCGACAATTCATCTGGAAAAGAAGAAAATAATCCAACAGATCAAGGTGGAGGAAATAAATCAAATCAAGAGCAAAAGGTTAATATATCTATAAAAGGATATGATAACAATCCTAATATTTATAAAAAAGAAGTTCAAATCAAAAAAGAAGACACTGTTTTAATCCTTACGAAAAAAATATTAGATGAACAAGGTGTTTCTTATGAAGAGAAGAATGGATATTTTAAAAGAATAGGAAAATATGGAGAAAAAGATAAAGGTCTTAATAGCGGTTGGATGTTCAATGTGAATGGAGATACACCTAATAAGGGAGCAGGAGAATATGTTTTAAAGGCAGGAGATGTAATTGAGTGGTTCTATACCAGTGATTATACAAAAGATTCTAGAAATAAAAATAATTCATCAAAAAAAGAAATAGCAATAGATTCGAAAATTGAAAAAATTAATGATATTTTCAAGGATAAAAATGCAAAAGAAGAAGATATTACAAAATTAATCAAAGAAGCTGTAGAACAATTTAAAGAAAATGAGATTCAAACAGAAAAAGCTGCGCAAGATATGGTGAAATATACAAAAGATTTTTCTAAGTCTATACAAAAGGTTATAGAAAAAGTAAAAAGTGAAGAAGGAGCAAAAACAGTAGTCAAAGAAAATATAAAAATAGTAAATATATTAGGAAAAGCTTCAGAAAAAATATCTAGATCAGAGAATCAAAAAGAAGTCAATCAAGTAGTCAAAGAAAATATAGAAAATACTATTAAGCTTATGGATAAAATAAATGATTCTAAAGAAGTTACTATTTTAGCAGGTGAATTTATAGATGCAAATGGAAAAGTAATTAAAGGAATAGGCAAGGAAAATGCAAAAGATATTATAGAAAATACTCAAAAGCTTATGGAAAAGACTTTGGAAAAAGCAAGTACAAAAAAAATTGAAAAAGCAAATATAGAACAAGAAAAAGCAACTATTGTAGTAGGTGAAAATACTGTAAAGGAATTGGCTAAGGATATAGAAAATACAGTAAAAATCTTAGAAGAAAAATGTAATAAAAATCATATAGAAGCTAAGAATATAGAAGGCAAGATGATTCTTCAAATGCCAAATATAAATAAACAAGAAGTAGAAACCATTTTACCAGCTAATACAATAAAAATAGCAAAAGAAAACAATATAGAAAAAGTTCTTGTGAAAACAGAAAAAGCAGTGTTTACCCTTACACAAAATACATTTGAGGAAGTAAAAGACAATATTATATTGAATGTAAAGGAAATAGAAAAAAATACATTGTATTCTTTTATACCTAAAGAAAGTACAGTAGTAGATTTGACAGTTTATTTAGGGGAAAAACCGATTAAAGAATTTAAAGAAAAAATAAAAGTAGCTATTTTATACAATGGAGAAGTTAAAAAAGAAGAAGTAGTGCAAGTATTTTATCTAAAGGATAAGGAAACTATAGAAAACATGGGTGGTCAATATGATCAAGATACAAAGATGGTTACCTTTGAAACAAGTCATTTTAGCAAATATTTTGCTCAAAAAGTAGAAAAAGAAGAAATAAAAATAGGATTTCATGATTTAAAAGATTATGAATGGGCAAAGGAAGCTATAGAAGAAATGGCTCAAAAAGGTATCATCAATGGAAGAAGTAAAGAGCTATTTGACCCGAGTGCATCTATTACAAGAGCAGAATTTGCAACTTTAATTACAAAAATGCTTCAATTAGATACAGAAGATATAAAATTAAGCTTTACAGATGTAAAAGAAAATCAATGGTATGCTCCATATGTAAAAGCTGCTTACAAAAATGGACTCATTAGTGGAAGAAGCAAAACTATATTTGATCCAAATGGAAAAATTACAAGAGAAGAAATGGCAACAATTATTGGAAAGGTACTGACTCAAAAAGGAAAAGAAAAAGCAAGTATAAATGAATTAGAAAGATTTACTGATCAAGCAAATATAGCTTCTTGGGCAAATGAGAATGCAGCATTATGTGTAAAAGAATCTATTATTAGTGGAATGCCAGATGGCACTTTTATGCCAAAAGAAAATGCAAACAGAGCACAAGCAGCTGTGATCCTTTACAAATTATACCATTTAGTTATAGAATGA
- a CDS encoding nitrogenase component 1, with amino-acid sequence MLAVFITKEEGENMKEIAIYGKGGIGKSTISSNLSAALSKLGKKVLQIGCDPKHDSTRLLLGGENITTVLDYIRDMSPDEYKIEDVIKQGYGKVDCVEAGGPNPGVGCAGRGILTTFDLLERFSVKDRGYDLVLYDVLGDVVCGGFAVPIRHEYADVVYIVTSGEFMSIYAANNILRGIKNYDDHMKRVGGLIFNQRGVEYETERVKRFSEKVGTPICETFPRSDEFTNSERLSIPLVEMKDSSLSTKFLNLAQRIMDTNEFYEAKPLTDEELEMVVLGQKRKNSTSVKKTEKIEEKKCSHKHSYQEYLSKNVLYREPLHGCAFNGAVNIAIQLEDAMTIAHGPKSCAHISYQTITSIGRRSLYERGLFMPVQMDPPLVSSEMNEGVMVFGGVEELKNKVKKLKKYDPKAFFLVTTCPSGIIGDDIEQVKSIEEDVPIIPIKTDGNITGDYLQGMIYAYMEIARGLIKKSVKPQENRVNILAEKTIAKNTEENFERIKEILSAMDLEVNCRYICRTNVNDIQNFMRGKVNLLAYEDYMGRIMKSFFEKEYEANFFEHPFPVGFFDTQKWIKDLAKRFKKEDKVEDLIEKNKKEYEKEIDKLKRHLKNKKLMIVTYNHNIDWILDVAIDIGMNIVKVCILNYSQDNLFQTKHKDKFLIETHYDQNKRGEDIKKYKPDIVLSNYTSPSLDGEALTDNIPLCPDVGFFSGLNLAKRWAGLFEFHVKEGWKEDEKLFSKYYGR; translated from the coding sequence ATGCTAGCAGTTTTTATTACAAAAGAAGAAGGTGAAAATATGAAAGAAATTGCCATTTATGGAAAGGGAGGTATTGGAAAATCAACCATATCCTCCAATTTATCAGCAGCTTTATCTAAACTAGGAAAAAAGGTTCTTCAAATAGGTTGTGATCCTAAGCATGACTCTACAAGACTTTTATTAGGGGGAGAAAATATTACGACAGTTCTTGACTATATAAGAGATATGTCTCCTGATGAATATAAAATAGAAGATGTGATCAAACAAGGCTATGGGAAAGTAGATTGTGTAGAAGCAGGAGGGCCTAACCCAGGAGTAGGGTGTGCTGGACGAGGAATCCTTACTACTTTTGATTTATTGGAAAGATTTTCTGTAAAGGATAGAGGATATGATCTTGTTCTTTATGATGTATTAGGAGATGTAGTTTGTGGAGGTTTTGCCGTTCCTATTCGTCATGAATATGCAGATGTTGTATATATTGTTACATCAGGAGAATTTATGTCTATTTATGCTGCCAATAATATTTTAAGAGGAATTAAAAACTATGATGATCATATGAAGAGAGTAGGAGGATTGATTTTCAATCAAAGGGGAGTAGAGTATGAAACGGAAAGAGTGAAAAGATTTTCAGAAAAAGTAGGAACCCCTATTTGTGAAACTTTCCCAAGAAGTGATGAGTTTACAAATTCTGAAAGACTAAGTATTCCTCTAGTAGAAATGAAAGACTCCTCTCTTTCTACTAAATTTTTAAATTTAGCTCAAAGAATTATGGATACAAATGAATTTTATGAAGCGAAGCCTCTTACAGATGAAGAGTTGGAAATGGTGGTATTAGGACAAAAAAGAAAAAATAGTACTTCAGTGAAAAAAACTGAAAAAATAGAAGAGAAAAAATGTAGTCATAAACATTCTTATCAAGAGTATTTATCTAAAAATGTATTATATAGAGAGCCATTACATGGATGTGCTTTTAATGGAGCTGTCAATATTGCCATTCAATTAGAAGATGCTATGACTATTGCCCATGGACCTAAGAGCTGTGCACATATTTCTTATCAAACCATTACATCTATAGGAAGAAGAAGCTTATATGAAAGAGGACTTTTTATGCCTGTCCAAATGGATCCTCCTCTTGTAAGTTCTGAAATGAATGAAGGGGTTATGGTATTTGGAGGAGTAGAAGAGTTAAAAAATAAAGTGAAGAAATTAAAAAAATATGATCCAAAAGCATTCTTTTTAGTAACTACCTGTCCATCAGGGATTATAGGAGATGATATAGAACAAGTAAAAAGTATAGAAGAAGATGTTCCTATTATTCCTATAAAAACAGATGGAAATATTACAGGCGATTATCTTCAAGGAATGATTTATGCTTATATGGAGATTGCAAGAGGGCTTATTAAAAAATCTGTAAAACCTCAAGAAAATAGGGTCAATATTTTAGCTGAAAAAACAATTGCTAAAAATACAGAAGAAAATTTTGAGAGAATAAAAGAAATTCTTTCTGCTATGGATCTAGAGGTCAATTGCAGATATATTTGCAGAACAAATGTCAATGATATTCAAAACTTTATGAGAGGAAAAGTAAATCTATTAGCATATGAAGATTATATGGGAAGAATAATGAAAAGTTTCTTTGAAAAAGAATATGAAGCAAATTTTTTTGAACATCCTTTTCCAGTAGGATTTTTTGATACACAAAAATGGATCAAAGATTTAGCCAAAAGATTTAAAAAAGAAGACAAGGTAGAAGATCTTATTGAAAAAAATAAAAAAGAATATGAAAAAGAAATTGATAAATTAAAGAGACATCTTAAAAATAAAAAATTGATGATTGTGACTTACAATCATAATATAGATTGGATTTTAGATGTGGCTATAGATATAGGAATGAATATTGTAAAGGTATGCATTTTAAATTATTCACAGGATAATTTGTTTCAAACAAAACATAAAGATAAATTTTTAATAGAAACCCATTATGATCAAAACAAAAGAGGAGAGGACATAAAAAAATATAAACCAGATATTGTTCTTTCCAATTATACTTCACCCTCTTTAGATGGAGAAGCATTGACAGATAATATTCCATTATGCCCAGATGTAGGATTTTTTAGTGGACTAAATTTGGCAAAAAGATGGGCAGGATTATTTGAATTTCATGTAAAAGAGGGGTGGAAAGAAGATGAAAAATTATTCTCAAAATATTATGGGCGATAG
- a CDS encoding nitrogenase component 1, which translates to MKNYSQNIMGDSLTGALLALEGIKDGLVILNGPTGCKFYHSAISDGQYPRQLSFDPLNFPEEFYFGQPRIPCTYLDGYDYVYGASDKLKKILKTIKEDEYSFLAIVNSPGAALIGDDLNRFIKNEVKGIHCISIESTGFSGFFSDGFQKAMIKVLEDILNETKETIPNSVNLIGIPIYDLYYEGNIKEIKRILNLCGIKVISTLCAGDSIKTLKNASKAEYNIVLSAEYGLDIAKWMDKHYHIPYLLLEKGAPIGFDATKEMIEQLSNVLKIHMDLFIEELEKARARSYLYISRFHSLTGLPKGATFSIKAEASRAYALTKWLYTYLGMLPVSIEIVKSSNTLFEEKLLQFLKDLSYEEVLSTLISERVGQILFADGNTIAQLRWNEKKFTGIEISLPSLGYLHIIPKSIFGISGSLMIIEQILNGLRFLS; encoded by the coding sequence ATGAAAAATTATTCTCAAAATATTATGGGCGATAGTTTGACAGGAGCATTGTTGGCTTTAGAAGGAATAAAAGATGGACTTGTTATATTAAATGGCCCTACAGGATGTAAATTTTATCATAGTGCCATATCTGATGGTCAATATCCAAGACAATTATCCTTTGATCCACTAAATTTTCCAGAAGAATTTTATTTTGGACAACCTAGAATTCCTTGTACGTATTTAGATGGATATGATTACGTGTATGGTGCTAGTGATAAATTAAAAAAAATATTAAAGACCATTAAAGAAGATGAATACAGTTTTTTAGCCATTGTGAATTCTCCAGGAGCTGCATTGATAGGAGATGATTTGAATCGATTCATAAAAAATGAAGTAAAAGGTATTCATTGTATTTCTATCGAAAGCACAGGGTTTTCTGGATTTTTCTCAGATGGATTTCAAAAGGCTATGATCAAAGTATTAGAGGATATTTTAAATGAAACAAAAGAAACCATTCCAAATAGTGTAAATCTCATAGGAATTCCTATTTATGATTTGTATTATGAAGGAAATATAAAAGAAATAAAAAGAATTTTAAATCTTTGTGGAATAAAAGTCATCTCTACCCTTTGTGCAGGGGATTCCATAAAAACTTTAAAAAATGCTTCAAAGGCAGAATATAATATTGTTCTATCTGCTGAATATGGATTAGATATAGCCAAATGGATGGATAAGCATTATCATATTCCTTATTTATTATTAGAAAAAGGAGCTCCTATAGGCTTTGATGCTACAAAAGAAATGATTGAACAATTATCTAATGTGCTAAAGATCCATATGGATCTATTTATAGAAGAATTAGAAAAGGCAAGGGCAAGAAGTTATTTATATATTTCAAGATTTCATTCTTTAACAGGACTACCTAAAGGGGCTACTTTTTCTATCAAAGCAGAGGCTTCCAGAGCATATGCTTTGACCAAATGGTTATATACCTATTTAGGGATGCTGCCTGTATCTATTGAAATTGTAAAAAGTAGTAATACTTTATTTGAAGAAAAATTGTTGCAGTTTTTAAAGGATTTATCTTATGAAGAGGTACTAAGTACTTTAATTTCTGAAAGAGTAGGACAAATTTTATTTGCAGATGGAAACACTATTGCACAGCTTAGATGGAATGAAAAAAAATTTACAGGAATAGAAATCTCTCTTCCTTCTTTGGGATATTTGCATATTATTCCTAAAAGTATATTTGGTATATCAGGAAGCTTGATGATTATAGAGCAAATATTAAATGGACTAAGGTTTTTATCATAG
- a CDS encoding energy-coupling factor transporter transmembrane component T, producing MILFSITLLFMTLVYSHPIYIASILLFMIMSICIVGEAKKIISSIKYGIYGAILIIIVNPLVYHEGRTVIYEGMRLPIIGRFKITLEALAYGGNSALKLICILLIFAFYGVMTDRDDTFSFFSKYAHRLTLTLSMTINIIHRLKLEVLRVKDVMILRGVNFKEKNIIKRVKAYYPILKVIFMSSLEGSLDRAESLYSRGYGKHSRTSYSKLQMNGRDYLFLSLNTIVLAVFIYGLLSQKGLVLFYPTFTGFHIENLLFVIWIDVALFSCTLLLWGCKRWKFLKYKI from the coding sequence ATGATATTATTTTCTATAACTTTGCTTTTCATGACCCTTGTATATTCTCATCCTATATATATTGCTTCTATACTTTTATTTATGATTATGAGTATATGTATTGTAGGAGAAGCTAAAAAGATCATAAGTAGCATAAAATATGGAATTTATGGAGCAATCCTTATAATCATCGTCAATCCTTTAGTATATCATGAAGGAAGAACGGTGATTTATGAAGGAATGAGACTTCCCATTATAGGAAGATTTAAAATTACTCTAGAAGCATTGGCTTATGGTGGAAATAGTGCTTTAAAGCTTATTTGTATTTTATTAATCTTTGCTTTTTATGGAGTTATGACAGATAGAGATGATACTTTTAGCTTTTTTTCAAAATATGCTCATAGACTCACTCTTACTTTGTCTATGACTATTAATATTATTCATAGATTAAAGCTAGAGGTTTTAAGAGTAAAGGATGTAATGATTCTAAGGGGAGTTAATTTTAAAGAAAAGAATATCATAAAAAGAGTAAAAGCTTATTATCCAATACTAAAGGTTATTTTTATGTCCTCTTTGGAAGGATCTTTAGATCGAGCAGAGTCTCTTTATTCAAGGGGATACGGAAAACATTCAAGAACTTCTTATTCAAAGCTTCAGATGAATGGAAGAGATTATTTATTTCTAAGTTTAAATACTATAGTATTAGCTGTATTTATATATGGATTATTGTCACAAAAAGGATTGGTGCTGTTTTATCCTACTTTTACAGGTTTTCATATAGAGAATCTTTTATTTGTAATTTGGATAGATGTAGCCCTATTTAGTTGTACTTTACTATTATGGGGGTGTAAAAGATGGAAATTTCTAAAATACAAGATTTAA
- a CDS encoding ABC transporter ATP-binding protein translates to MEISKIQDLTYYYPKKSEPALEKINLSIKEGEFVLLLGESGSGKSTLGRVFNRIVPEFYGGKIQGKVDNQVEVGMVFQDPEKQLVMDCVEREIAFGLENLGKPYEIMRKKVMEALSFLNIWDIKDKKTYELSGGQKQKVAIGATVAMGYRFLVLDEPTSQLDPVAAEEILHILKRLNEELGYTIVLIEQRVDRCFHLADRVLFMENGKLSFDGEPQSFVNFSYENGKNFSPSVSEYFIRKKERDVPLTIKEGRKKIRKNFSMDESIPFTYEEEKISNEEVISIQNLSFTYENGKEALKKLNLTVFEGEILGIMGENGGGKSTLLKNISGLVKPTKGKLKVKKEVGYLSQNPNDYLFNDTVYEELKYTLDQKNIKDLSRIDKVLKDLEIFHYRDKNPRDLSGGEKQRVALGSILVMEPEILILDEPTRGLDRNLKERLGKIINDLKNKGKTIILVTHDAEFVSKYCGRVCLMFDGTMAQMGSKYHVLTEGIYYTTQMNKLFNGYIDHILTLEDALKATKEEVSI, encoded by the coding sequence ATGGAAATTTCTAAAATACAAGATTTAACTTATTATTATCCAAAAAAATCAGAGCCTGCACTAGAAAAAATTAATTTATCCATAAAAGAAGGAGAATTTGTTCTTTTGTTAGGAGAGTCAGGTTCAGGAAAATCCACATTAGGAAGAGTATTCAATAGAATTGTACCAGAGTTTTATGGAGGAAAAATACAGGGAAAGGTAGACAATCAAGTAGAAGTTGGAATGGTATTTCAAGATCCAGAAAAACAACTTGTCATGGACTGTGTAGAAAGAGAAATTGCTTTTGGACTAGAAAACTTAGGAAAACCATATGAAATTATGAGAAAAAAAGTAATGGAAGCTTTAAGCTTTTTAAATATATGGGATATTAAAGATAAGAAGACCTATGAGCTATCAGGAGGACAAAAGCAAAAGGTGGCCATAGGAGCTACTGTTGCTATGGGATATCGATTTTTGGTGTTAGATGAACCTACTTCTCAGCTAGATCCAGTAGCAGCAGAGGAGATACTTCATATTTTAAAAAGATTAAATGAAGAGTTAGGATATACAATTGTATTGATTGAGCAAAGAGTTGACCGATGTTTTCATTTAGCAGATCGAGTACTTTTTATGGAAAATGGAAAACTCTCATTTGATGGAGAACCACAAAGCTTTGTAAATTTTAGTTATGAAAATGGTAAAAACTTTTCTCCTTCTGTTTCTGAGTATTTTATTAGAAAAAAAGAAAGAGATGTTCCTTTGACAATAAAAGAAGGAAGAAAAAAAATTCGAAAAAATTTTTCTATGGATGAGTCTATACCTTTTACATATGAAGAAGAAAAAATATCTAATGAAGAAGTTATATCTATTCAAAATTTATCTTTTACCTATGAAAATGGGAAAGAAGCTTTAAAAAAATTAAATTTAACTGTTTTTGAAGGAGAAATTCTTGGAATTATGGGAGAAAATGGAGGAGGAAAATCTACTCTTCTTAAAAATATTTCAGGACTTGTAAAACCTACAAAGGGAAAACTAAAGGTAAAAAAAGAAGTAGGATACCTTTCTCAAAATCCAAATGATTATTTATTTAATGATACAGTATATGAAGAATTGAAATATACATTAGATCAAAAGAACATAAAAGATTTATCTAGAATTGATAAAGTTTTAAAAGATTTAGAGATCTTTCATTATAGAGATAAAAATCCAAGGGACTTAAGTGGAGGAGAAAAGCAAAGAGTCGCTTTAGGTTCTATACTGGTTATGGAGCCTGAGATTTTGATTTTAGATGAGCCTACAAGAGGGCTAGATCGAAATCTGAAAGAAAGATTAGGAAAAATTATAAATGATTTAAAAAACAAAGGAAAAACTATTATTTTAGTTACGCATGATGCAGAATTTGTGTCAAAATATTGTGGTAGAGTATGCTTGATGTTTGATGGAACTATGGCTCAGATGGGCTCAAAGTATCATGTATTGACAGAAGGAATTTACTATACTACTCAAATGAATAAATTATTTAATGGATACATAGATCATATTCTTACTTTAGAGGATGCTTTAAAAGCCACCAAAGAAGAGGTGAGCATATGA
- a CDS encoding ECF transporter S component, whose amino-acid sequence MNYGVISAATILICFILIFISYERKKVSVKEISLIATLSALAGVGRVPFAALPNVQPTTFLVIISGYVFGPFFGFMIGAFAALSSNFFLGQGPWTPWQMLAWGLCGVSAGILKKFYKNPSRMMLSIFAFFWGFLFDYIMNLWHWLAFVYPLTLQSFLFTYMNSFYFDLMHATGNFFFAYLFGKDFIHLLSRFKDRISYTEIPVENKTS is encoded by the coding sequence ATGAATTATGGAGTCATATCAGCGGCGACCATATTGATTTGCTTTATATTGATTTTTATTTCTTATGAAAGAAAAAAAGTTTCAGTAAAAGAAATATCTTTAATTGCTACTTTGTCTGCTTTAGCAGGAGTAGGGAGAGTTCCCTTTGCAGCTCTTCCAAATGTACAGCCTACTACTTTTTTGGTAATTATTTCAGGTTATGTATTTGGACCTTTTTTTGGATTTATGATAGGGGCTTTTGCTGCATTATCTTCTAATTTCTTTTTAGGACAAGGACCATGGACTCCATGGCAGATGCTTGCCTGGGGACTCTGTGGAGTGAGTGCAGGGATTTTAAAGAAATTTTATAAAAATCCTTCAAGGATGATGTTGAGTATATTTGCATTTTTTTGGGGATTTTTATTTGATTATATTATGAATTTATGGCATTGGCTAGCTTTTGTATATCCCCTTACTCTACAAAGCTTTTTATTTACTTATATGAATTCATTTTATTTTGATTTGATGCATGCCACAGGAAATTTCTTTTTTGCTTATTTATTTGGAAAGGATTTTATTCATTTATTATCAAGATTTAAGGATAGAATTTCCTATACGGAAATACCTGTTGAAAATAAAACATCCTAG